A window of the Tessaracoccus sp. MC1865 genome harbors these coding sequences:
- the tsaB gene encoding tRNA (adenosine(37)-N6)-threonylcarbamoyltransferase complex dimerization subunit type 1 TsaB produces the protein MTWTVGIDTSHVVAVGIARDGAPVARVIVDDTRAHAEALMPSVLEVCAQAGIALTDVDEFAVGMGPGPFTGLRVGIATAWTLALAGNKPVHGVCSLDVVARQWVETADRSPAVDGRLGGGFIVAADARRKELYWATYDADGNRTGEPQVSAPTELPALPVAGAVPVEYHEFLDIQGPQALDPAVLAARWATLAPAGDEPYYLRPADATVPGKPKSALPRLRARR, from the coding sequence ATGACCTGGACCGTGGGAATCGACACGAGCCACGTGGTGGCCGTGGGCATCGCCCGCGACGGTGCACCCGTCGCGAGGGTGATCGTCGACGACACCCGCGCGCATGCCGAGGCCCTCATGCCGTCGGTACTGGAGGTCTGTGCGCAGGCCGGCATCGCGCTGACCGACGTGGACGAGTTCGCCGTCGGGATGGGCCCCGGGCCCTTCACGGGGCTCCGGGTGGGCATCGCCACCGCCTGGACCCTGGCCCTGGCCGGCAACAAGCCGGTGCACGGGGTGTGTTCGCTCGATGTCGTCGCACGTCAGTGGGTTGAAACCGCGGACCGCTCGCCGGCCGTTGACGGCCGCCTCGGGGGAGGCTTCATCGTCGCCGCCGACGCCCGGCGCAAGGAGTTGTACTGGGCCACCTACGACGCGGACGGCAATCGCACCGGCGAGCCTCAGGTGAGCGCCCCCACGGAACTTCCCGCACTGCCGGTGGCGGGCGCGGTCCCCGTGGAGTACCACGAGTTCCTCGACATCCAGGGCCCGCAGGCGCTGGACCCGGCTGTCCTCGCGGCGCGCTGGGCCACCCTTGCCCCTGCCGGGGACGAGCCCTACTACCTGCGCCCGGCCGACGCGACGGTGCCGGGCAAGCCCAAGTCTGCGCTTCCGCGCCTGCGAGCGCGCCGATGA
- a CDS encoding N-acetyltransferase, with product MNVDIATLDDLPAILGLEDHFERRVWSEQSWHDELVGLGRLVLIARKTAGNVIGVACFQHVDEVVDLHRIVVAPEERRLGFARVMLVAGLQWAIAQGASRMLLEVDHTNVPAIALYRGYGFRQVAVRRGYYAPDRDALVLERQLEGVDADSVGMWDMEALDD from the coding sequence ATGAACGTCGACATCGCCACGCTCGACGACCTCCCCGCGATCCTCGGGCTCGAAGACCACTTCGAACGACGCGTCTGGTCAGAACAGTCCTGGCACGACGAACTCGTCGGCCTCGGCCGGCTCGTGCTGATCGCCCGGAAGACGGCGGGCAACGTCATCGGGGTCGCCTGTTTCCAGCACGTGGACGAGGTGGTCGACCTGCACCGCATCGTGGTGGCACCGGAAGAGCGGCGGCTCGGCTTCGCCCGCGTCATGCTCGTCGCCGGCCTGCAGTGGGCCATCGCCCAGGGCGCCAGCCGCATGCTGCTGGAGGTCGACCACACCAACGTGCCGGCCATCGCCCTGTACCGCGGCTACGGGTTCCGGCAGGTGGCCGTCCGCCGCGGATACTACGCGCCGGACCGCGACGCGCTCGTCCTGGAGCGGCAACTGGAAGGCGTCGACGCGGATTCCGTCGGCATGTGGGACATGGAGGCACTCGATGACTGA
- a CDS encoding ABC transporter ATP-binding protein: MTTTDNQYTGPRFTGENPVLKFDELDVRFRTEFGTVHAVKGLTLSVEPGEVMALVGESGSGKSVSATTALGLLPKTARIQGETRVGDKTINHLSPRELRKVRGKSVAMVFQEPMTALNPVIKIGDQLIESMEVHGVAYGRQAWNRAIDLLKAVGIPGAERRVNQFPHELSGGMRQRVVIAMALACDPEVIVADEPTTALDVTVQAEILDLLRSLKDKLNTGILLITHNMGVVADMADNVAVMFKGNIVERGPVEQVLLNPQHPYTKRLLAAVPHLGDGPGQFGEAPNPVAEEAEAALDVRNLVVEYHRAGKKPFRAVDDVSFDVRRGEIVGLVGESGSGKSTIGRALLGLIPSHSGEVQVLGEDLLSMRGKELRRLRKRIGVIFQDPAASLNPRFPVGDVISEPLEVHKVGDRKSRENRVHELLEAVQLPRSAFNRYPHELSGGQRQRVSIARALALNPDLLIADEPTSALDVSVQASVLAMFTTLQKEFGFACLFISHDLAVIDSLAHRVVVMQYGKIVEAGSREQVLLNPREEYTKRLLAAAPVPDPIEQRERRAARHALLKELGDEIVEFDARELDFEK; the protein is encoded by the coding sequence ATGACGACAACTGACAACCAGTACACCGGCCCGCGGTTCACCGGGGAGAACCCGGTGCTGAAGTTCGACGAACTCGACGTGCGGTTCCGCACCGAGTTCGGCACCGTCCACGCCGTCAAGGGCCTCACCCTCTCGGTGGAGCCCGGCGAAGTGATGGCGCTGGTCGGCGAGTCCGGCTCCGGCAAGTCCGTGTCCGCCACGACTGCGCTCGGCCTGCTTCCGAAGACCGCCCGCATCCAGGGCGAGACCCGCGTCGGCGACAAGACCATCAACCACCTCAGCCCCCGCGAGTTGCGCAAGGTGCGCGGCAAGAGCGTCGCGATGGTGTTCCAGGAGCCCATGACGGCGCTCAACCCCGTCATCAAGATCGGTGACCAGCTCATCGAGTCGATGGAGGTGCACGGTGTCGCCTACGGGCGCCAGGCGTGGAACCGGGCCATCGACCTGCTCAAGGCCGTCGGCATCCCCGGCGCCGAGCGGCGCGTGAACCAGTTCCCCCACGAACTTTCAGGCGGTATGCGCCAGCGCGTCGTGATCGCCATGGCGCTGGCCTGTGACCCCGAGGTCATCGTCGCCGACGAACCCACCACAGCCCTCGACGTGACCGTGCAGGCCGAGATCCTCGACCTGCTGCGCTCGTTGAAGGACAAGCTCAACACCGGCATCCTGCTCATCACGCACAACATGGGCGTCGTGGCGGACATGGCCGACAACGTGGCCGTGATGTTCAAGGGCAACATCGTGGAGCGGGGCCCCGTCGAGCAGGTGCTCCTCAACCCGCAACACCCGTACACCAAGAGGCTGCTGGCGGCCGTGCCGCACCTGGGCGACGGCCCCGGCCAGTTCGGCGAGGCGCCCAACCCGGTCGCGGAGGAGGCTGAGGCGGCCCTCGACGTGCGCAACCTCGTCGTCGAGTACCACCGCGCGGGCAAGAAGCCGTTCCGCGCCGTCGACGACGTGTCGTTCGACGTGCGCCGCGGCGAGATCGTCGGGCTGGTGGGCGAATCCGGCTCCGGTAAGTCGACGATCGGCCGGGCGCTGCTGGGGCTCATCCCGTCCCATTCGGGCGAGGTGCAGGTGCTGGGCGAGGACCTCCTCTCCATGCGCGGCAAGGAACTGCGCCGGCTCCGCAAGCGGATCGGCGTCATCTTCCAGGACCCGGCCGCTTCCCTCAACCCCCGGTTCCCCGTCGGCGATGTGATCTCCGAGCCGCTCGAGGTGCACAAGGTGGGCGACCGCAAGTCGCGCGAGAACCGCGTGCACGAGCTGCTGGAGGCCGTCCAGCTGCCGCGCTCCGCGTTCAACCGCTACCCGCACGAGCTCTCCGGCGGTCAGCGCCAACGCGTGTCCATCGCCCGCGCCCTGGCTCTGAACCCGGACCTCCTGATCGCGGACGAGCCCACCTCGGCGCTCGACGTGTCGGTGCAGGCCTCGGTGCTGGCGATGTTCACCACGCTGCAGAAGGAATTCGGCTTCGCGTGTCTGTTCATCTCGCACGACCTCGCCGTCATCGACTCGCTGGCGCACCGCGTCGTCGTGATGCAGTACGGCAAGATCGTCGAGGCCGGGAGCCGCGAGCAGGTGCTGCTGAACCCGCGGGAGGAGTACACCAAGCGACTCCTCGCCGCCGCGCCCGTTCCGGACCCCATCGAACAGCGCGAGCGTCGCGCCGCCCGCCACGCGTTGCTGAAGGAACTCGGCGACGAGATCGTGGAGTTCGACGCCCGGGAACTCGACTTCGAGAAGTGA
- a CDS encoding 8-oxo-dGTP diphosphatase, with translation MPFAPELTTLGYITSPDRTRVLLCHRVARSHDEQLGKYNGLGGKVERGEDVAEAMRRELREEANIEVTEMELRGTVAWPGFNGRDVFGFVFLITGFTGSIPDSNVEGDLGWHDVATMMELPMWDGDRHFLPLVFDDGPQFHGVIPYDGGHSVGWKVSRGAG, from the coding sequence ATGCCCTTCGCGCCCGAACTGACCACCCTCGGCTACATCACGTCGCCAGACCGCACGCGGGTGCTGCTCTGCCACCGGGTGGCCCGCTCGCACGACGAGCAACTGGGCAAGTACAACGGCCTGGGCGGCAAGGTGGAGCGCGGCGAGGACGTCGCTGAGGCGATGCGCCGCGAGTTGCGGGAAGAGGCCAACATCGAGGTCACGGAGATGGAACTGCGCGGCACGGTGGCGTGGCCGGGCTTCAACGGCCGCGACGTGTTCGGCTTCGTCTTCCTCATCACCGGTTTCACCGGAAGCATCCCGGACAGCAACGTCGAGGGCGACCTGGGCTGGCACGACGTGGCCACCATGATGGAGCTGCCCATGTGGGACGGCGACCGCCATTTCCTCCCCCTGGTCTTCGACGACGGGCCCCAGTTCCACGGCGTCATCCCCTACGACGGTGGGCACAGCGTCGGCTGGAAGGTGTCGCGCGGCGCCGGATGA
- a CDS encoding ABC transporter permease, with protein sequence MTQDPNRTPLQIEGDAFSIEDDVETSNTKSYSQGQLVRRRFFRHKGAMVALTVLILLILLAFSSIGVGPLPGWWDKDFINAYPPVNSGQPTLQLWPFQIGEHPFGQNTIGKDYFALVMKGAQQSLFIAFMVGLLATFIGTSIGAIAGYYRGFAESLLMRVTDLFIIIPTLVLAAVLGRMAGSSIPLLALVLGLVSWTGLARLVRGEVLSLREREFVAAARAVGTSAPRIIVRHILPNALGTIVVNATLLISSAILLETALSFLGFGVKAPNTSLGLLVSEFQNALTTRPWLFWWPGIFILIIALCVNFIGDGLRDAFDPRQQMD encoded by the coding sequence ATGACTCAGGATCCGAACCGCACCCCTCTGCAAATAGAGGGCGACGCCTTCTCCATCGAGGACGACGTCGAAACCAGCAACACGAAGTCGTACTCGCAGGGCCAGCTGGTCCGCAGGCGCTTCTTCAGGCACAAGGGCGCCATGGTCGCCCTGACCGTCCTGATCCTCCTCATCCTGTTGGCGTTCTCGTCCATCGGCGTGGGGCCCCTGCCCGGATGGTGGGACAAGGACTTCATCAACGCCTACCCGCCGGTCAACAGCGGCCAGCCGACGCTGCAGTTGTGGCCCTTCCAGATCGGTGAGCACCCGTTCGGGCAGAACACCATCGGCAAGGACTACTTCGCGCTGGTCATGAAGGGCGCCCAGCAGTCGCTGTTCATCGCCTTCATGGTGGGCCTGCTGGCCACCTTCATCGGCACCAGCATCGGCGCCATCGCCGGCTACTACCGCGGCTTCGCCGAAAGCCTGCTCATGCGCGTCACCGACCTGTTCATCATCATCCCCACCCTGGTGCTCGCCGCGGTGCTGGGCCGGATGGCCGGATCGAGCATCCCCCTGCTGGCACTGGTGCTGGGACTGGTCTCCTGGACCGGCCTCGCGCGCCTCGTGCGCGGTGAGGTGCTGTCGCTGCGCGAGCGCGAGTTCGTGGCGGCCGCCCGCGCCGTCGGCACGTCTGCGCCGCGCATCATCGTGCGCCACATCCTCCCCAACGCGCTGGGCACCATCGTCGTCAACGCAACCCTGCTCATCTCGTCGGCGATCCTGCTGGAGACGGCGCTGTCGTTCCTCGGGTTCGGCGTCAAGGCGCCCAACACCTCGCTCGGTCTGCTGGTCAGCGAGTTCCAGAATGCCCTGACCACGCGGCCGTGGCTCTTCTGGTGGCCCGGCATCTTCATCCTCATCATCGCCCTGTGCGTCAACTTCATCGGTGACGGCCTGCGCGATGCCTTCGATCCCCGCCAGCAGATGGACTGA
- a CDS encoding ABC transporter family substrate-binding protein — protein sequence MKFRRTSASLAVMLSGALLLSACTSPDETETPPAGETTAATGSESPGTEDTASADPSASTDPSASDGENPAACLQDVGITETQDGEVRYTAGPGDWSGYNSITYKTYSTYNSAVAAHMFSSFIYFGTDGTICDNKDFGSYEVLSEDPLEIEYTINDDAVWSDGTPVTINDYLMDWAAQNPEFLVPGYASGENPDAPVVFEHVSSSFAQYVPEGPQGEVGSKTFTVKYTNPYPDYKLTVGSALPAHVIAEKSGLTPEALAQAVLDRDAETVKKAAEFWNTGWAYNPGELPADLADVPSSGPYKLKEGGWTAGQSLTLEANEEYWGTPAATKNLIFRFIDDAQQVQSLQNGDVQVIQPQGTVDLVGQLDAIGDAVKVDKYSSLTWEHLDFNFRDTSAFADANGGLELRQAFAYCVPRQQIVDQLIKPISPDTVLMNAREVFPFQDEYQGVVDASYGGEYDTVDIEKSKELLAAAGVTAPVDVRIGYRAGNQRRTDTVAAIKASCDQAGFNIIDTNAADFFEVALPNGDYEVALFAWAGSGQITSGENIYATGKSQNYGEYSNEDVDAAWAELTKTLDREEQLAAIEKIETALWDTLYGIPLYAHPGIAAYDAGLQNVRATSTQDQVSWNAPQWLNS from the coding sequence ATGAAGTTCAGGCGAACATCCGCCTCGCTGGCAGTGATGCTCAGCGGCGCGCTGCTGCTGAGCGCTTGCACCAGCCCCGACGAGACCGAAACCCCGCCGGCCGGCGAAACCACCGCGGCCACGGGTTCGGAAAGCCCCGGTACTGAAGACACCGCCAGCGCCGATCCCTCGGCGTCCACGGACCCCTCGGCGTCCGATGGTGAGAACCCCGCGGCCTGCCTGCAGGACGTCGGCATCACCGAAACCCAGGACGGCGAGGTCCGCTACACCGCAGGCCCCGGCGACTGGAGCGGTTACAACTCCATCACCTACAAGACGTACTCGACGTACAACTCGGCCGTTGCCGCACACATGTTCTCGAGCTTCATCTACTTCGGCACCGATGGCACCATCTGTGACAACAAGGACTTCGGCTCGTACGAGGTGCTGTCCGAGGATCCGCTGGAGATCGAGTACACGATCAACGATGACGCGGTGTGGTCTGACGGCACCCCGGTCACCATCAACGACTACCTGATGGACTGGGCAGCCCAGAACCCCGAGTTCCTCGTCCCCGGCTACGCCAGCGGCGAGAACCCCGACGCCCCGGTCGTGTTCGAGCACGTCTCCAGCTCCTTCGCCCAGTACGTGCCCGAGGGCCCGCAGGGCGAGGTCGGTTCGAAGACCTTCACGGTCAAGTACACCAACCCCTACCCCGACTACAAGCTGACCGTGGGCTCGGCGCTGCCGGCGCACGTCATCGCTGAGAAGTCCGGCCTCACCCCCGAGGCGCTGGCCCAGGCCGTGCTCGACCGCGATGCCGAGACCGTCAAGAAGGCCGCCGAATTCTGGAACACCGGCTGGGCCTACAACCCGGGTGAACTCCCGGCAGACCTGGCTGACGTCCCCTCCTCCGGCCCGTACAAGCTGAAGGAAGGCGGCTGGACCGCTGGTCAGTCGCTGACGCTCGAGGCGAACGAAGAGTACTGGGGTACTCCCGCCGCCACGAAGAACCTCATCTTCCGCTTCATCGACGACGCCCAGCAGGTGCAGTCGCTGCAGAACGGTGACGTTCAGGTCATCCAGCCCCAGGGCACCGTCGACCTCGTCGGCCAACTCGACGCCATCGGCGACGCCGTCAAGGTGGACAAGTACTCCTCCCTCACCTGGGAGCACCTCGACTTCAACTTCCGCGACACCAGCGCCTTCGCTGATGCCAACGGTGGTCTCGAGCTGCGTCAGGCCTTCGCCTACTGCGTCCCGCGTCAGCAGATCGTCGACCAGCTGATCAAGCCGATCAGCCCCGACACTGTTCTCATGAACGCCCGCGAGGTCTTCCCGTTCCAGGACGAGTACCAGGGTGTCGTTGACGCTTCCTACGGTGGCGAGTACGACACCGTCGACATCGAGAAGTCGAAGGAACTCCTGGCAGCTGCCGGCGTCACCGCTCCGGTGGACGTGCGGATCGGCTACCGCGCCGGTAACCAGCGTCGTACCGACACGGTTGCCGCGATCAAGGCCTCGTGTGACCAGGCCGGCTTCAACATCATCGACACCAACGCGGCTGACTTCTTCGAGGTCGCGCTGCCCAACGGTGACTACGAAGTCGCTCTGTTCGCGTGGGCCGGTTCCGGCCAGATCACCTCGGGCGAGAACATCTACGCCACGGGCAAGAGCCAGAACTACGGCGAGTACAGCAACGAGGACGTCGACGCCGCATGGGCCGAGCTGACCAAGACGCTGGACCGCGAAGAGCAGCTCGCTGCCATCGAGAAGATCGAGACGGCTCTCTGGGACACGCTGTACGGCATCCCGCTGTACGCCCACCCCGGCATCGCTGCCTACGACGCAGGGCTGCAGAACGTTCGCGCCACCTCGACGCAGGACCAGGTTTCCTGGAACGCGCCGCAGTGGCTGAACAGCTGA
- the tsaD gene encoding tRNA (adenosine(37)-N6)-threonylcarbamoyltransferase complex transferase subunit TsaD produces the protein MTEPLDDAQGPLVLGLESSCDETGVGIVRGRTLLANEVASSVDLHVRFGGVVPEVASRAHLSALIPTIERAAEKAGIKLADVDAIAVTAGPGLMGALVVGLASAKALAAYLGKPLYGVNHLVGHVAVDLLDHGQLPTPAVALLVSGGHTSLLHVEDIATKITEIGATIDDAAGEAYDKVARILGLSYPGGPVIDKLAQEGDPKAIRFPRGLTARHDLEKHRYDFSFSGLKTAVARWVEQRRLDGEEMPVADVAASFQEAVCDVLTAKAVAAAQEYGVDTILLGGGVAANSRLRTLLEERANAVGIELRRPRPALCTDNGAMIAAVASEVIRAGVAPSGLDISAHSGLPVGTISV, from the coding sequence ATGACTGAACCCCTCGACGACGCTCAGGGCCCGCTGGTGCTTGGCCTCGAGTCGTCCTGTGACGAGACCGGCGTCGGCATCGTCCGCGGCCGCACGCTGCTTGCCAACGAGGTCGCCAGTTCGGTGGACCTGCACGTCCGCTTCGGCGGCGTCGTCCCCGAGGTCGCGAGCCGCGCGCACCTGTCGGCGCTGATCCCCACCATCGAGCGCGCCGCCGAGAAGGCGGGGATCAAGCTCGCCGACGTCGACGCGATCGCCGTCACCGCGGGGCCGGGCCTGATGGGCGCCCTGGTCGTCGGGCTGGCGTCCGCCAAGGCGCTCGCCGCCTACCTCGGCAAGCCGCTCTACGGCGTCAACCACCTCGTCGGCCACGTCGCCGTCGACCTCTTGGACCACGGCCAGCTGCCCACACCCGCCGTCGCGCTGCTGGTCTCCGGCGGCCACACGTCGCTGCTGCATGTCGAGGACATCGCCACGAAGATCACGGAGATCGGCGCCACCATCGACGACGCGGCCGGTGAGGCCTACGACAAGGTGGCCCGCATCCTCGGCCTGTCCTATCCGGGCGGCCCGGTCATCGACAAACTCGCGCAGGAGGGTGACCCCAAGGCCATCCGCTTCCCGCGCGGCCTCACGGCGCGGCACGACCTGGAGAAGCACCGCTACGACTTCTCGTTCTCTGGCCTCAAGACCGCAGTGGCCCGCTGGGTGGAGCAGCGGCGCCTCGACGGTGAGGAGATGCCCGTCGCAGACGTCGCCGCCTCGTTCCAGGAAGCGGTGTGCGACGTGCTCACGGCCAAGGCGGTCGCCGCGGCGCAGGAGTACGGCGTGGACACGATCCTGCTGGGCGGGGGAGTGGCGGCTAACTCGCGCCTGCGCACGCTGCTCGAAGAGCGCGCCAACGCCGTCGGCATCGAACTGCGTCGGCCCCGGCCGGCCCTCTGCACCGACAACGGCGCGATGATCGCGGCCGTGGCCAGCGAGGTCATCCGGGCGGGCGTCGCACCGTCGGGTCTGGACATCTCTGCACACTCCGGCCTCCCCGTCGGGACCATCTCCGTCTGA
- a CDS encoding methyltransferase domain-containing protein — MTRTAALEAAMLEADPSSLKAGERLRARFTADEVAWALTQAALRRKGVAKFTRASEMLFTPAGLEQASREPVARWRAQRFLAAGVTEVWDLGCGIGADAMAFAAAGLRVVAVELDPETAAVARDNLDLVGGGEVIVAAAEDVDVPAEAAVFLDPARRTARGRTWNVADFAPSWEFVLAHLAGERFACVKLGPGVPKELIPGDVQACFVSHHGDVVEASLWSGLPEGPQAVVLASAQDELGPAGRRPLDVRPVGRYLIEPDGAVIRAGLLDAIEPERDRWLLDAHIAYLSSDEPVSSPFATDFEVLEDLPYDLKGLRAWVRDNSVGTLEIKKRGLEIDPAALRRQLKPKGPNAATIVLARTVRGTRALICRRALGTVKPCPSRPN, encoded by the coding sequence GTGACGCGCACGGCCGCACTTGAGGCGGCGATGCTCGAAGCGGATCCCTCCTCCCTGAAGGCGGGGGAGCGGCTTCGGGCGCGCTTCACGGCCGACGAGGTCGCCTGGGCGCTCACCCAGGCGGCGCTCCGGCGCAAGGGAGTGGCGAAGTTCACCCGCGCGTCGGAGATGTTGTTCACTCCGGCCGGGCTGGAGCAGGCCTCCCGCGAACCAGTCGCGCGCTGGAGGGCCCAGCGGTTCCTGGCCGCCGGCGTCACGGAGGTCTGGGACCTGGGCTGCGGCATCGGTGCGGACGCCATGGCGTTCGCGGCCGCAGGCCTGCGCGTCGTCGCCGTGGAGCTGGACCCCGAGACCGCGGCCGTGGCCCGGGACAACCTCGATCTGGTGGGCGGCGGCGAGGTCATCGTCGCAGCCGCTGAGGACGTCGACGTGCCTGCGGAGGCCGCAGTGTTCCTCGACCCGGCCCGGCGAACCGCGCGGGGCCGAACCTGGAATGTCGCCGATTTCGCGCCGTCGTGGGAGTTCGTGCTCGCGCACCTGGCGGGGGAGCGGTTCGCCTGCGTGAAGCTCGGCCCGGGAGTGCCCAAGGAACTGATCCCGGGCGACGTCCAGGCGTGCTTCGTGAGCCACCACGGGGACGTCGTGGAGGCCTCGCTGTGGAGCGGACTGCCCGAGGGGCCGCAGGCGGTGGTGTTGGCGTCGGCGCAGGACGAACTGGGCCCGGCCGGGCGCCGTCCGCTGGACGTGCGGCCCGTGGGCCGCTACCTGATCGAGCCCGACGGCGCGGTGATCCGGGCGGGCCTGCTGGATGCGATCGAGCCGGAGCGCGACCGGTGGCTGCTCGATGCGCACATCGCCTACCTGTCGTCCGATGAGCCCGTCTCCTCGCCGTTCGCCACGGATTTCGAGGTGCTAGAGGACCTGCCCTATGACCTCAAGGGTTTGCGCGCATGGGTGCGCGACAACTCCGTCGGGACCCTGGAGATCAAGAAGCGCGGGCTGGAGATCGATCCGGCCGCACTCCGCCGGCAGTTGAAGCCCAAGGGGCCCAACGCCGCGACGATCGTGTTGGCCCGCACGGTGCGGGGTACGCGGGCCCTCATCTGCCGCCGCGCCCTTGGTACCGTCAAGCCATGCCCTTCGCGCCCGAACTGA
- a CDS encoding ABC transporter permease — translation MIRYIAKRLGISVLVLLLGSLLLFVLTINSGDPLEDLRESNAPNRANLIAQRINYMGLNQPWYERYWDWLSGASKCLVGQCDLGLDRKGQSVNAMVVTAAGSTLRLVVFATILAIIIGVTLGIVTAIRQYSGFDYAVTFMAFVFFSLPVFWFAVLLKHYAAIEFNNWIKEASFSPQSIVIIAALLAFVLMAAIGGEWKRRLINFAVAFVVFAGALFYFDAVTWFRRPSIGLPIFAIVALALAALIVGMTSGFANKNVRNAVATTAVAGIIGYALMRGTLMTNPSWLLLALCFLGAVAIALISGWFWGGFSRKQAMISSFIWSLIATLVAAGDLLLSNWSKYLKEIPRPVPTIGSETPNYDSTFWNHAIDSLTHIALPTVVLTLISIAAYTRYTRASMLDVLNQDYIRTARSKGISERKVITRHAFRNSLIPLATIVAFDFAGLIGGAVITETVFGWQGMGQLFNVGLNQVDPAPVMAFFLVTGTAAVLMNMLADIAYAFLDPRIAR, via the coding sequence GTGATCAGATACATCGCCAAGCGCTTGGGGATCTCCGTCCTCGTTCTGCTGCTCGGCTCGCTGTTGCTGTTCGTGTTGACGATCAACTCCGGCGACCCGCTCGAAGACCTACGTGAATCCAACGCCCCCAACCGCGCCAACCTCATCGCGCAGCGCATCAACTACATGGGGTTGAACCAACCCTGGTACGAGCGCTACTGGGACTGGCTGTCGGGAGCGTCCAAGTGTCTCGTGGGCCAGTGTGATCTCGGGCTGGACCGCAAGGGCCAGTCGGTCAATGCCATGGTCGTCACGGCGGCAGGCTCGACGCTGCGCCTCGTCGTCTTCGCCACCATCCTCGCCATCATCATCGGTGTGACGCTGGGTATCGTGACCGCCATCCGGCAGTACTCGGGCTTCGACTACGCCGTCACCTTCATGGCCTTTGTGTTCTTCTCGCTGCCGGTCTTCTGGTTCGCCGTGCTGCTCAAGCATTACGCCGCAATCGAGTTCAACAACTGGATAAAAGAGGCCAGCTTCAGTCCACAGTCAATAGTGATCATCGCGGCGTTACTGGCATTCGTTCTGATGGCCGCCATCGGCGGTGAATGGAAGCGTCGGCTCATCAACTTCGCTGTCGCCTTTGTCGTCTTCGCCGGCGCACTGTTCTATTTCGACGCCGTCACCTGGTTCCGCCGGCCCTCGATCGGCCTGCCCATCTTCGCCATCGTCGCGCTGGCGCTGGCCGCCCTGATCGTCGGCATGACCTCCGGTTTCGCGAACAAGAACGTCCGCAACGCCGTGGCCACCACCGCAGTGGCGGGGATCATCGGCTACGCGCTGATGCGCGGCACCCTCATGACCAACCCCTCCTGGCTGCTGTTGGCGCTGTGCTTCCTCGGTGCTGTGGCCATCGCACTGATCAGCGGCTGGTTCTGGGGAGGCTTCTCCCGCAAGCAGGCGATGATCTCCTCCTTCATCTGGTCCCTGATCGCCACGCTGGTGGCGGCCGGAGACCTGTTGCTGAGCAACTGGTCAAAGTACCTCAAGGAGATCCCGCGGCCCGTGCCCACCATCGGCTCGGAGACCCCCAACTACGATTCGACGTTCTGGAACCACGCCATCGACTCTCTGACGCACATCGCGCTGCCGACGGTGGTGCTGACGCTGATCTCGATCGCGGCCTACACCCGGTACACCCGCGCGTCGATGCTGGACGTGCTCAACCAGGACTACATCCGCACCGCCCGTTCCAAGGGCATCTCGGAGCGCAAGGTGATCACCCGCCACGCGTTCCGCAACTCGCTGATCCCGCTCGCCACCATCGTCGCGTTCGACTTCGCCGGCCTGATCGGCGGCGCGGTCATCACGGAGACGGTGTTCGGCTGGCAGGGCATGGGCCAGTTGTTCAACGTCGGTCTCAACCAGGTTGACCCGGCACCCGTCATGGCCTTCTTCCTGGTCACCGGCACGGCAGCCGTGCTGATGAACATGCTGGCGGACATTGCCTATGCCTTCCTCGACCCGCGGATCGCGCGCTAA